In Penaeus monodon isolate SGIC_2016 chromosome 7, NSTDA_Pmon_1, whole genome shotgun sequence, the genomic stretch atttttttaaaaaaaaaaaaaaaaaccaaacccccccaaaaaaaatccccaaatttaaaaaaataaaataattaaaaatgataaaatttatattttaatttaaaaaaaattaaatttttttttaaaaataaattttcccccttttcccctaatttttgggCCCCGGTTTTTAGAAActttggtttccccttttaaatttttgggtgggaaaattttgggttccctgttttttcccccccttttgggcccttccccccaacaccccaaaaaaacccttttccccaaaaaaaaaccccctaaaaattttaaaaaggggaaaaaattttttttaaaattaaaaattttttaatttttttttttttaaattactttttaaaattcttcccttttttacattaaattttttagggttcccctgtttttttttttcggatttgtttggggggccccccccgggggaaccccGGAATTTTTCTAAAGGGGCCttacccccggggggggccctttaaaatttagtttttaaaaaaaaaaattttaaaaaaaattttttaaaaaatttaaattaattaaattttaaaaaaaaattttaaaattttttttaaaattttaaataaatttttttaaaaattttttttttattaaaaaatttattaacccctttttttttaaaattaaaaaattaaatttaaaaaatttttaaaaaaaaaaaattttttaaaaaaattgaaattatatttttaattttaaaacaaaatttaactttaaaaaaatatatataatatatattaaaattataatttttaaaaattttaaaatatattataataatatatattaaaaaatataatatttataaaatatataatattaattattatatatatttttaatttatataaattatttttttattttattaatatttttatatattattatataataaatttattttatataaatttttaaaaaaatattaaaattatatataatttaaatatatattaatttatatatatattatatatttaaatatatatatataataatttttttttattataatatataatatatttttattattttttttatattaatttattaaatttattatattttatttttttatatatattatatatataaaattatttttaaaattatatttaattaaatttatattattatatataattatatttattatatatattaaatttaattattttatattatttttttaaaatttttataaattttattatatatttaaaatttttattattatttataaaattttttttttatatttatttatatttttaatttaaataaaatttttaaaatttattttttaaatatttttattataaaatttatttatatatattttatatatatattaaaattatatatatatatttttattatattattataattattttaattttttatttttaaatatattaaaaaatttatattatatttatttttttatatattattttaaaaatttttttaaattttatttatatttattatatatttaaaatattcttttttttataaatttaaaaaaatatattaaaaaatattttataaaattttaaaaaaatatatttaaaattatatttttattttatattttttattatataatatttttatttatattatattatatttaaattaatattatatattatattaattttatattatatttatattattatttaatttttatttatataaaattttttattattaatatattttataatattttttatattataattatttttaaaaaaaaaattttttattttttaaaattttatttattattaaaatttaattatatatattttattaaatattatttatatttaatataatattatatttaatattatttttatatattaaaaatatatatatttaattttataatttaattttttttattttatattaaaaaattttttttttatttttttttttttatttatattttttatcttttattttatatttttttttatttttttttttttttttttttaaatttttattatttatattaaattttatttattttttttatattttaaaaaatttttttttttttccttttattttattttttttttttttttttttttttccccccccccccccccccccccttttttttaaaaaaaaaaaaacccccccccccaaaaaaacccccccaccaaaaaaaaaaaaaaaaaaaaaaaaaaaaaaaaaaaaaaattttttaaaaaaaaaagaaaaaaaaattttttttttttttttttttttttttttttttttttttttttttttttttttttttttttttttgggttttttttggggggggggggggggaaaaaaaaaaaaaaaaaaaaaaaaaaaaaaaaaaaaaaaaaaaaacatatatttttatatatatataaaatatattatatatattatatatatattttaataaattatatatataattaaaaatttttttaattatttattatttttttttttttttttttttttttttttttttttttttttttttttttataatttttaaaaaaaaaaaatttttaaaaattttaaaatataaataaattttttttatatatatatatattatatatatattatttattttttatattaatatttttttatatatattatattatatataatatatatattaattatataaatttttaatattatattattttattttatataaatatctatttattttattttaaaaaaaaaaaataaaatatttataaaatttataatattataatttaaaaattatttaaaataaaattttttaatattatattttatatataaaatattatataaaattttaaattttatatttataataaataaaataatatatatatataattatatatatattaaatatatatatatatatataaatttttaaaaaatattaaaaataatataattttctatactatatatatttaaaaatatatttaaaaatattaaaataaaattttattaaatttaaaaataaaaattatatatttttaataaaaaatttatatcataaattaaattttttattttatattatttattttataattttttttttttttttttttttttatttttttttttaaaatttttttttttatatatattatatataaatattataataaaaattttttttatttatattaaattttaattttaaaaaaaacctattaataattttaaaatatatttttttatttaatttttattttttttttattatttaatttttttttttttttttttttaattttttttttttttttttttttttttttttttttttttttttttttttttttttttttttttttttttttttttttttttttttttttttttttttttttttttttttttttttttttttttattattttttttttttttttttttattttttttttttttttttttttttttttttttttttttttttttttttttttttttttttttttttttttttttttttaaaatttttttttttttttttttttttttttttttttttttttttttttttttttttttttttttttttattttttttaaaattttttaaaaattttttttttttttttttccccaaaaaaccccaaaaaaaaaaaaaaaaaaaaaaaaaaccccccccaaaaaaaaaaatttttttaaaaaaaaaaaaaaaaaaaaaaataaaaaaaccccccccccaaaaaaccccccccccccacccacacccacaccccccacacccaccacccacccaaaccccccccccccccacccccccaaccccccccccaccctttttttattttgttttattattttttgtttggtatgtgttgtgttggttgtgttgtgtgttgggtgtgtgtgtggtgttttggggttgtgtgtttgtgtgcgtgtgtgttgtgggggtttccTCCCGCGTCTCGTGCTCCTGTTGTCGGGAAATGTAGTGGGCAGaaaacatttaaattaaaaatgaaattggaaagggaaaaagatattgTTAAAGGTGTAGTCCGTCGACAACTATCTTTCTTGAATTTCctcgggttttcccttttatctactcgatttctttataattatcagcCCCACTGCAAGAATTACTGCAACAGCCATCAAACAAATCATTCCATCCTAATCACAATCAAAAACTGAATCTAGCAACTGAAATCAAATACCATGCAGAGGAAAGTGCCGTTTCCACTAACCATTGAAGCCTCGGCATGCGGTTGCGCGGACCCGGGGGGCCCAGGAAAGGGTTTCCCCTCGTCGCTGCTGTGATACTGGTCGCCCTGTGGGTACACTTCTCTGGTGACCTGCTCCCCTCTGCTCGACGAGCTGACCTGCGCTGTGCCCGCGTAGATGGCCGTCCCTGAGACCGAGTACAGGACCCCCTCCGACGCGGTGATGGGACCGTGGTGACTAGCGTAAGGCTGTGGCGTATGGGGTGTGACTTCCGGTTGGTGCGCAGGCTCATGGGAGGGCACTAACACCACCTGCGGGGCCGGGTGATCTCCGCGGATGCTTAGGTTCTCACCACGGAGGCTCAGGTTCTCACCGCGGAGGCTCAAGTTCTCGCCATTGCCCGCTTCAACAGTCACAACCTCCTCCTGGTTCTCTCTAACACCAACATAACTACTCTGTACATTGAactgttctgtttttttccgcTTAGCGACAGGACTAGATTTGAGGGTTATTTTGACACCTGGTGATGCTGCGTCACCCCTACTGGCGTGGCAGGGGCtggctgggggggaaggggagggggctgagGTCTAGGAGGGGAGGCTATTCTTTTAACAGTCTTTTCTGTTGGTCTCTCTGGTTCTGCAAGAccctttatctttaaattttcagCTGTACTTATCAGGGAAGCTAGTTCTGACTGTGATACACTCACCTGGAAAAAGACAGTGTGGTCTATATGATTATCCCAATCTGATTTGGTTtcttctccacacttctctttatttcatatattagtgCTTTGGTTATTATTTTGATAGTGATGTTTTTAAAACAGCCTTActcaatatataactatatacggATCAAATCGTGCTTtcacaaataataacaaacacatcaTTCCATGGTACACTGAATCAATCTAAAAAACAATTGAAGACACACTAATTACTCACTTCTCCTTTATAAATAAATTCTATGAGAGCCTCCAGCTCTTGTCCCTTGACATCCTTGAGGAACACAATAGGGTGCTTGCAAGGGTTAGTCTGAAAGAGCGTCTGaaacaaagaggggaaagaaaagagatgtaCTGACATTGTCATCTACTGCAGACTGTCCCATTTCAAGGAAGGAAGGACTAGGTCCTCACCCCTGGGCTCGTTTGGGGAAGATAATAGGGTGTAGATGGCGGCAAACTccgataatggtaaaaaaaatactgTCTTAAGAATCCAAAAATATGTAAGCACAAGTATAATGAGTTAGGTGATTAAAATAAATCACCTGCGGGAAGGAGGGAAGCTCCATTACCTTTCCTGAACGGGATGATTAACATAGTACTTCCTAAAGCTGTGGTTCCCAAACGTTAAATGATTATATTCCCCTTGTAACCTTGTATCACAAACAGCAGTTTTAACTATTCCTGTTGGCTTTTAAAAGTCATCATGTAATGCACACCACTGAAATTAGTAATcttaataagaaaaaggaaaaacctgaaattttggaaaatctacaccccaaaaaatcaattaaaaaaatactaaaactagAGCAATCCTTTGGGCCCCCTGAAAACCCTAGCTTCCTTCTTTTTAGGAACCCTTTGTTCTTGgggttctttattatataacgATGATTCCACATTATATTAAGAAACGCACTTGTCTGCCAGGTTTGGTGTCTTTTTAGAAGAGATTTTGatttcccaattatttttttacctccaACCTTAATCCTACTTTTTAATCTCACATATATAATGGACATAAAACCAAAGATTTtaacaaaggggaaaacaaaaagggggaaaaggggaaaaaggggggaaaaagaggtggggggaaaaggggaggaggaggaggggggagggggagaggggagggaggaggaggaggaggaggaggagaaaagaacaggaggaggaggagagaagaacaggaggaggaggaaggaacaggaggaggaagaggaggaagagggaggaagaggaggaggagggaagaagtggaggaggaggggaaagaggggaaaaggaagggggggggatatagtaagatgggaaaggagaaaatctaaaaaggggaaaaacgggaaaaagggggaaaaggaaagacggaCAAtacggaaaaaaatgtaaaaaaaataaaaaaagaaatgaaaatcctCAGACTGAACCTCTACAACCTATTTACCGGGGAAATGGCGAACACGCAGAGAGTAAAACCCCTGGGGCTAAAAATGTTTTCCCCATACGGCGGGGGAAAACGTCGACAAAAGCATCCTGATAAAAGGGGCCATTAAGATGTGTAATTAAGTTCTACGATTCAAAAAAATTGCCgctaaataaattttttctaaccccaaaccataaaattttaataaaaaacattaattttttaccaataaattaattaattaaatttctgAAAGAAATATGCACTAAACCAACACCCGAACTACTAAAATCAAGTCGTTCGGTACACGTTTTATTCCATCCGGCTCACCTGCGTACGTAAAAAGCTAAACACTTCGACAAAATTATTCTGGTGGTTGTTCCACTTCAGCAGAAACTGGTCTTGGTTCATCCTGCCCAAAACCCTGTAAATGGAGTCcagatttacatatacatgcttgTTCTGTTTAATGTATCAAGTCACCTTTTTATTGTCAATATATTTGCTGAACTTCTTAAAGTAGtaaaaaatggaggagaaagattCATCCTTGTTTCTACCAAAATAGCTATGAGAAGAGGCGATCTAAACTGACTCAAAAACCCAGGTGTTAAAATCCCAGTAATACCATATACTGAAGAaagtactattataatattaccaaTTGTAATATTTAGTGAATTAAACCCCCATGTTTCAGCAACTGGTTTCTATCCTGTAAACATCACAATCGGTTGCTCTGATGCAGGAGCAGTAGAATGCATATAATGGTATTCTTTTTAATTACATTCAAGATATAATGTAATAACTACTGATTCAGTACAACTTATTACATTTGTCTATGCAGACCAAATGTGTATTAAACTTTACAGATAAACCGTGCTTATATTCTTGAGATGTTATAACTTTCCTTCTACAATATACGTTCattgaattctaaaaaaaaataataataataagtattttaaaaacccccttcccctgatTAAAATCATTCTTCACTAAATTCTGGTATGTGTAACAGTGACTGAGGGGAGTAGTGTCTGTACCTCAGCATGTCATAAGTGAGCCCACTTGTTGAAATGGATTTTAATCTGTATGTAGATTAAGAAAAACAAGATCTAACTGGAGTTAATTTGACCCTAATGGTAATTTAGGgccatgttttatttattataaactcGTAATTCTGCATTTGCAGACAGGAATACTATATTACTTATCAAAAACTAGCCTGCATTTATATTGTTTcctgtatacatatactttcagGGAGTtcaatacaattttaaaatgcaGGACTTCAACAGTAGCAGTTATGGATAAGTTGTTACAGCTAAAAAAAATGGCCTTTTTAACTTCTGTGATACAGGTCAAGACAAACAGGATCTAcctcttattttaattatttttttgttgtcaaTTAGATGTGGACCACCAAATACTCTGGTCTCTGCATTCTAGCAAAGGAAAACAACCTTGCACATATTTTGCAAGACCAGGCTTGGACTGGTTCTCCATTTAGCAATAATGTCAAGGTTTTTAAAATGCATCTTGCAAGAATTGTTGGAAAGCAAAGCACAGCCACCATTAAATCCTCaacttgtgatttttttatacacaatgGTCAAGCCTTTCTTGTTTTGTTCCagattttatcatttaaaaatatttttggtctTTTTAGCAATTTGTGCTTAATAAATCTGGGCAATCACCCTTTGAGAAATTATGAGGAACatctttgattttttctctttctacaacTAGGATATCTATGTCACAACTGTAATATGCTCTTGTATTTAAACTAAAAGCGCTGACCGATTATCTATCGTTATCTGCTATTTTCCCCTAATTCATTTTTGGGAAAGATTCACACTTTGCACTCTGGATCTAAGCAAATATTGGCAAAAAGTATACTCCACCATTAGTACTCCCTATGCTAGGGTGCATTTTCAAACAGATAATTTCACCCTTTTATTGCATTACCTTGTTAATAATTTGTGAATTGAAAATTAGCAGATATTGTATCCCATATACAGCAAAGTCACAGCCAGCGCAAGTAcagtaaattttttcattttaccaatAGCATTGTATCTACTAACACGTTCGCATTCTTTCCACTACCTAATTTCTACTGGTTCGGCACGAGTGCCAAATCCAGCAGGAAATAACCGCACCACAACTGCAATGCCTCCCTTGACACAAAGGCTTCCCTGCAACACACAAGCCTCTCACAGTCCCTTTAAAGAGAGTTTTGATCCTAGACCAAACAAAATCAACgaaactgctaaaaaaaaaatcccaatcgcAGCCtagcatccctccccctccccctccccccgagagGTAAGACCCCAATTAGCGCGGccggaccccccctccccactccccctcctcctcgccacccttatctccttccctttttcctctgccTATTCCGAAAGGCACCAGGTAgccagccctccctccccctcgcccctcccgtccctccttcccccagcaAGGACGTGAACAAAAAGGTCCTCGggacaacataaacaaacacgtaCGGCCACCACCATTCCCGCTGTCCTTCCCTCCCGAGCGCCGTCTCCTGCTGGGCCGCTGCTCTCAGTGGCCATGGCGCATCTCTCTCTGCTTGTCgtggggcgggcgggcgggcgggcgctaACCTTGTGCGAGAGAGACGACGTTAATCCATAATGGAGGGTGACATCTCGGGGTAAACACAGCGGGTGTTCGTGGGGTCATTCCTGCTGCCATCTATCAGGCGCGGATCAAAACAATCGATTCTCGCGTTTTCTCTCGCTCGCTGGacctcacagaaaacgggaaatttcGAGGGGGAACTACTGTCGAGGAGGTCTATGGGTACAGGTggaagacggagggggggggggggggggaaggggggggagaggtgtgcgcgcgtaagtgtgtgtgatgtgggtgtcgTGGGGTTGCCGGTTTACTACAAACAttgctttttgggtttgggttctGCTTTCTcgttgggtgggtggtggttgtggatTTTGATTTTATGGGGTTTTCATATAGGCGCGTTCTGCCGAGCGCCATTGTCAGCACTGTAAGGCTTCTGGGTAATAATGCCGTGATTGACATCTCGtggttaagtaaaaaaaacaagtaaatatttAACCCTCTTTATTGATTAAATCATTTGGTGGTGCGAATCTTCTTCGTTGGGGCCTTACCCTCACGGAAGCCATTCCTGCGGAAGAAAAAAAGCGCCCGTTATAAAGAGTCCTCGGAACGAGAGTTCAAAATTTCAAGCACAAATGTAAGTAACAGAAGTCAATAATGCACCCATGACCCGAGTCCCGAAACGAGCCTCGAACACTCACTTGAAGCGCCTGCGTACGACCTTGAGGTAGCGGAGACGGCCAGTGCCGGTCGTCTTCCTGCGGATGGCCTTGATGGACCAATTGTCTGGAAAGAACAAGtgcaattaggaaaaaaaaaatttaacgagCGACGAAGGATGTAAACTGATCTGGTATTAATGCTTCATCTGCCACGGGCTGCTGCTGACACTGATTACTGAATAACGAATGATTATTTAGCGCTGTGGCACCGTTGCGGGAAGTAAACATAAACCGTTCGCTCACCAAACGGGATGGTTCATTCAGCTACACTAATactttgtaatataaaaaatcagtAACTTTTTTTTACTACACTTAACTGACACGTCGACTATTGTAGAACAAATTCATTATCACACaatgcatgcaatatatattttttctctgaagtcggatatgtttaggataaagggaaggagatagagaataaACAAGAGGAAACA encodes the following:
- the LOC119575302 gene encoding 60S ribosomal protein L37-like isoform X1, whose protein sequence is MTKGTSSFGKRNNKTHTLCRRCGKSSYHIQKKQCAQCGYPKKKLRRYNWSIKAIRRKTTGTGRLRYLKVVRRRFKNGFREGKAPTKKIRTTK